From the genome of Gryllotalpicola protaetiae:
ACCGCCTCGGCGTTCGATGCGTTCGCGACGACGAGATAGCGGTCCTCGCCGGTGCGGTAGACGATCAGGTCGTCGATGACCCCACCCTCCGCGTTCAGCAGCAGCGTGTACTTCGCCTGACCCGGCTTCAGCGCAGACATCCGCCCGCTCACCGCGTAGTCGAGAGCCGCCGCAGCCTCGTCGCCCACGAGCACGATCTCCCCCATGTGGGAGAGGTCGAAGAGGCCGGCCGCTTCGCGCACGGCGCGATGCTCCGCGAGGTCGCTCGAATAGCGCACGGGCATCTGCCAGCCGGCGAAATCGGTGAACTGGGCACCGGCCGCGTTGTGCACCTCGGCGAGCGGTGAGACACGATCAGACAAGAGTTCTCCTAGTGAAGGAAGGAACTCCCCCTCTGTATCTGTGCCTGAGAGATTCGCACCGCACTCAGTGCTTTCACCGTCGGCGGAGTTCGAGACTCGCTCTTCAGAGTGGCCAGCCTGCCGCGGTACATGTACCTGAGAGATTGTCGGGGAGGATTGCTCCTTCGGTGCTGCGCGTCGTGAATCGGAACTGCGCAGCTCTCCCGCGGCGGCCTGAAGGCCCGATATTCGGTTGAGTGGTGCTGCGGCCAGCGTACCGGATGTCACCGGTCGCCCTTAGCCTTTGGAAATGACCCTCACCGCGCAGGCACCCGCCGGCATCGACGCGCGCTCGAGCCGCGTCATCTGGCTGCTGCTCGGCGCGACCTTCGTCGTGATTCTCAACGAGACGATCATGGGCGTCGCGATCCCCCACCTCGTGGTCGACCTGCACGTCTCCGTCGAGCTCGCGCAATGGTTGACGACGGTGTTCATGCTGACCATGGCGGTCGTGATCCCCGTGACGGGGTGGCTGCTGCAGCGGCTCGAGACGCGGCCGGCCTTCATCCTCGCCATGAGCTTCTTCTCTGCCGGAACGCTGCTCGCCGCCGTCGCGCCGGGCTTCACGGTGCTGCTGATCGCGCGCGTCACGCAGGCGTGCGGCACCGCGATCATGATGCCGCTGCTCATGACCACCATCATGGAGCTCGTGCCGCCGCACGAGCGCGGTCGCCTGATGGGCCGCGTCTCGACGGTGATCTCGGTCGCGCCGGCGATCGGCCCGACGATCTCGGGCTTGGTGCTCAACTACCTGTCCTGGCGATGGATGTTCCTGATCGTGCTGCCCATCGCGGTCGCGATGCTCGTGATCGGCATCCTCAGCGTCGAGAACGTGAGCCCGCCCGAGCCCGCGCCGCTCGACGCGCTGTCCATCCCGCTCGCGGCGCTCGGCTTCGGCGGGTTGGTCTTCGGGCTCGCGCAGATCGGCGGTGCGACGGATGCCTCGGGCGGAAGCAGCGCCGACGTGTGGGTCATGGCGGTGGCGCTCGCGGTCGGCGCCGTTTCACTCGTGCTGTTCGTGCTGCGGCAGCGACGCCTCGGAAGGCACGAGCGCGCCCTGCTCGACTTGCGGCCGTTCGCGGTGCGGAACTTCACCGTCTCGGTCGCGCTGATGGTGGTCATGATGGTCGCGTTCTTCGGCACGATCATCGTGCTGCCGATCTACATGCAGACGGTGCTGGGCTTCGACTCGCTGCTGTCCGGGCTGCTGCTGTTGCCGGGCGGCCTCGTGATGGGCCTGTTCGCGCCGCTGGTCGGTCGCATCTACGACCGGCGAGGACCAGCGGTGCTGCTGGTGCCGGGTGCCGTGATCGTCTCGCTCGACCTCTGGTTCCTCGCGCTGTTCGCCACCGAGCACACCTCGGTGTGGGTCGTGCTGGCCGCGCACATCGTGCTGAGCTTCGGGCTCTCGCTGATGTTCACTCCGCTGTTCACGGCAGCGCTCGGCTCGGTGACGAAGCACTTCTACTCGCACGCGAGCGCCATTGTCGGCACCGTGCAGCAGGTGGCGGGCGCGATCGGCACGGCGGTGTTCGTCGCAGTTCTCGCGGCGGTGACCCTGTCCGCCGCGAACGGCGGCGCGGCGGCGCAGCCCGCGCAGGCCGCCGGGGTGCGCGCCGCGTTCCTGATCGGCGCGATCGTGTCGCTCGGCGCTGTCGCCGGGGCGTTCTTCGTGCGGCGGCCGGCGGAAGAGGTGAGCTGAGCTGCTCAGGGGAATGATTCGGCGATGCCGCGCAGCTTCTCGGTGTAGGCGGCCCACCACGCGTCGTCGTGATCCGGCAGGTTCGAGAGCCTCGGATTGATCCCGACCCGGCTGTCGACGAGCTCACGCAGGATGTCGGCGTGGCCTGCGTGCCGCGCGAGCTCCTGCAGGTGATGCACGAGCACCCTGTGGAGCGTCGGCCGCTGCTTGTCGGCCGGCCACCACGACACGAAGCCGACATCGCCGAGCGAGAGGGCGTCGATCGTGGCATCCGCATGCACCCATGCCCGCTGGTAGAACGCGATGACGTCGGCGATCGACTCGTCGGGCGTCGCCCAGAAGTCGTCGTTGTCTTCCGCGGCGTCGAAATCGGAGAGCAGCGGGTCTGTCGCGGGGCGGCCGAACACCTCGCCGAAATACCCGTACTCCACCCCGGCGACGTGCTTCACAAGGCCGAGCAGGTTCGTGCCGGTCGGTGTCATGGGCCAGCGCGCCTGCCGCTCGCTCAGGCCCTCGACCTTCCAGACCAGCGCCTCGCGCTGGCGCTGCAGGTAGGACTTCAGGGTCTGCTTCTCGTCGTCGACGTCCCGTTCTGCTGCCATGGCGCAACGCTACGCGCGAGCAGGCCGGTGAGCGCGGTCGCCACGAGCTCGCGCACTGCGACACGGTAGTCGAGCTGCATGGCGGCGAGCT
Proteins encoded in this window:
- a CDS encoding DHA2 family efflux MFS transporter permease subunit yields the protein MTLTAQAPAGIDARSSRVIWLLLGATFVVILNETIMGVAIPHLVVDLHVSVELAQWLTTVFMLTMAVVIPVTGWLLQRLETRPAFILAMSFFSAGTLLAAVAPGFTVLLIARVTQACGTAIMMPLLMTTIMELVPPHERGRLMGRVSTVISVAPAIGPTISGLVLNYLSWRWMFLIVLPIAVAMLVIGILSVENVSPPEPAPLDALSIPLAALGFGGLVFGLAQIGGATDASGGSSADVWVMAVALAVGAVSLVLFVLRQRRLGRHERALLDLRPFAVRNFTVSVALMVVMMVAFFGTIIVLPIYMQTVLGFDSLLSGLLLLPGGLVMGLFAPLVGRIYDRRGPAVLLVPGAVIVSLDLWFLALFATEHTSVWVVLAAHIVLSFGLSLMFTPLFTAALGSVTKHFYSHASAIVGTVQQVAGAIGTAVFVAVLAAVTLSAANGGAAAQPAQAAGVRAAFLIGAIVSLGAVAGAFFVRRPAEEVS
- a CDS encoding DinB family protein, whose protein sequence is MAAERDVDDEKQTLKSYLQRQREALVWKVEGLSERQARWPMTPTGTNLLGLVKHVAGVEYGYFGEVFGRPATDPLLSDFDAAEDNDDFWATPDESIADVIAFYQRAWVHADATIDALSLGDVGFVSWWPADKQRPTLHRVLVHHLQELARHAGHADILRELVDSRVGINPRLSNLPDHDDAWWAAYTEKLRGIAESFP